In one window of Zygosaccharomyces rouxii strain CBS732 chromosome E complete sequence DNA:
- the SPO1 gene encoding putative carboxylic ester hydrolase (similar to uniprot|P53541 Saccharomyces cerevisiae YNL012W), producing MGLAISGGGYRSMLTASGFIKEMDNYGIFDCLSYISGLSGGSWVLMDLLSQNFNVSSLLSNWKLNDGLLKGVPDFDIRHHDIVSGMEEYEDALVKRTVSDEGALRQFFYNFEESLQLAAFLFQEDDEQKRVTKRGVGPLAKIMDFFLQRNDKQEEEDLDDNENSLFGSIQSLHQVIQFYIDLHLGIRPKKMQGFTISFTDYLGKALKKKLSNTKGQSSSFSQLMMNSTKFQDFKAPIPLFIANCRNEHLKNVIFEFNPFEFGSWESNLGLFVKMPYLGSTIEAGNPSRCINGFDDIGFITATSSSIFNNVLIYIWQLTAQSSRETMRAVKNIMSIFGLGNGKLDEKSFRPTSLNNLDTDYAVYQPNPFYHYPGINNELTQNDYLYLVDGGEDGENIPLRPLTIPQRNLDIIFVIDSSSDEFNYPRGKKLKNVLHQLQNEEIDSHSYSIPDFDKVNQYPIALGCYQPHLPIILYHPNAPHSYNSNTSTFKITYNESEVNGMLQNGRVIFSLSSNPEHMDCIGCLIAKRRIEQVDKSRMPKICRQCFEDYCH from the coding sequence ATGGGATTGGCGATCTCTGGTGGCGGCTACAGATCTATGCTGACTGCGTCAGGATTTATCAAGGAGATGGATAATTACGGTATCTTCGATTGTCTAAGCTACATCTCAGGCCTTTCCGGGGGTAGTTGGGTCCTCATGGATTTACTTTCacaaaatttcaatgtAAGTTCCCTATTGTCTAATTGGAAATTGAATGATGGTCTTTTGAAAGGTGTGCCCGATTTTGACATTCGTCACCACGATATTGTTTCTGGAATGGAAGAATATGAAGATGCTTTAGTAAAAAGAACGGTCTCTGATGAAGGTGCTTTAAGacaatttttttacaaTTTCGAAGAATCATTACAATTGGCGGCTTTCTTATttcaagaagatgatgaacagAAACGTGTTACTAAGAGAGGCGTTGGTCCTCTAGCCAAAATTATGGATTTCTTTTTGCAAAGAAATGAcaagcaagaagaagaagacttGGATGATAATGAGAATTCCttatttggatcaattcAGTCGTTGCACCAGGTTATTCAGTTCTACATCGACTTGCATCTGGGCATAAGACCCAAAAAAATGCAGGGATTTACGATATCTTTCACAGATTATCTAGGAAAAGcattaaagaaaaagttGAGCAACACCAAGGGTCAATCATCATCGTTTTCCcagttgatgatgaattctacgaaatttcaagatttcaaagCACCGATTCCACTCTTCATTGCCAATTGCCGCAATGAACATCTGAAAAACGTAATATTCGAATTCAAtccttttgaatttgggTCATGGGAATCGAATCTCGGATTGTTTGTTAAGATGCCATATTTGGGATCAACCATTGAGGCTGGTAATCCCTCTCGTTGTATCAATGGATTTGATGACATAGGATTCATAACGGCAACCTCTTCATCCATATTCAATAACGTTTTGATTTATATCTGGCAATTAACCGCGCAATCTTCAAGGGAGACCATGAGGGCGGTCAAAAATATTATGAGTATATTTGGTCTTGGAAACGGTAAGCTCGATGAGAAAAGTTTTAGACCAACGTCTTTAAACAACTTGGACACAGACTATGCCGTTTATCAACCAAACCCATTTTACCATTATCCTGGTATCAATAATGAATTGACCCAAAATGACTACTTATATTTGGTGGACGGCGGCGAAGACGGTGAAAATATTCCACTAAGGCCATTGACAATTCCGCAAAGGAATTTAGATATAATATTTGTCATTGATTCCAGTTCTGATGAGTTCAATTACCCTAGGGGtaaaaagttgaaaaacGTCTTGcatcaattgcaaaatgAGGAAATTGATTCTCACAGTTACTCCATCCcagattttgataaagttAACCAATACCCTATTGCGTTGGGATGTTACCAACCACATCTACCAATAATCCTTTACCATCCAAACGCACCACACAGTTACAACTCCAATACTTctactttcaaaattacTTACAACGAATCTGAAGTCAATGGTATGTTACAGAATGGTCGTGTGATCTTCAGTTTAAGTTCAAATCCAGAGCATATGGATTGCATCGGTTGCCTCATTGCTAAGAGGCGTATTGAACAAGTTGATAAATCAAGGATGCCAAAAATATGCCGACAATGCTTCGAGGATTACTGCCATTAA
- the YEF3 gene encoding translation elongation factor EF-3 (highly similar to uniprot|P16521 Saccharomyces cerevisiae YLR249W YEF3 stimulates the binding of aminoacyl-tRNA (AA-tRNA) to ribosomes by releasing EF-1 alpha from the ribosomal complex contains two ABC cassettes and binds and hydrolyses ATP EF-3 (translational elongation factor 3)), with protein sequence MSDSQQSVEVLNQLLARLSVATPDNRDEVATEVSSFVNGNIIEHDAPEHFFNGLAKAIKDKKSAVNALAAVSHVASTSGLAPSVEPYVVALVPAILEQTGSKDKDVQSAANAALHAVVTAVNPVAVKAVLPHLTKSLSETNKWQEKVAVLSAISALVDQAKSQISLRMTELIPVLSEAMWDTKKEVKNAATATMTKATETVENKDIERFIPKLIECIANPSEVPETVHLLGATTFVAEVTPATLSIMTPLLSRGLAERETPIKRKSAVIIDNMCKLVEDPQIVAPFLNKLLPGLKNNFSVIADPEAREVTLRGLKTLRRVGAVGEGDVLPEISHAGDPATTLGVLDSLLKTENIAKKFRPAVEYISCIGGDLIDERIIDQQTWFTHVLPYMTIFLHQNQAKEILDEFRKRAVDNIPEPPKFDDEEEEGEDLCNCEFSLAYGAKILLNRTQLRLKRGRRYGLCGPNGSGKSTLMRAIANGQVDGFPSQEECRTVYVEHDIDGTHAETSVLDFVFQGDVGTKEAISAKLKEFGFDDEMIVMPIAALSGGWKMKLALARAVLKNADILLLDEPTNHLDTVNVAWLTNYLITCGITSIVVSHDSGFLDNICQYIIHYEGLKLRKYKGNLSALVERVPSAKSYYELGASDLEFRFPEPGYLEGVKTKQKAIVKVSNMTFQYPGTSKPQISDVSFQCSLSSRIAVIGPNGAGKSTLINVLTGELLPTTGEVYTHENIRIAYIKQHAFAHIESHLDKTPSEYIQWRFQTGEDRETMDRANRQINEDDAQAMNKIFKIDGTPRRIAGIHSRRKFKNSYEYECSFLLGENIGMKSERWVPMMSVDNAWLPRGEVIESHGKMVAEVDMKEALASGQFRPLTRKEIEEHCAMLGLDAELVSHSRIRGLSGGQKVKLVLAAGTWQRPHLIVLDEPTNYLDRDSLGALSKALKEFEGGVIIITHSAEFTKDLTEEVWAVRDGLMTPSGHNWVSGQGSGPRLEKKEDEEDKFDAMGNKISSGTKKTKLSSAELRKKKKERMKKKKELGDAYVSDDDADF encoded by the coding sequence ATGTCTGACTCGCAACAATCCGTCGAGGTTTTGAACCAACTTCTCGCGAGGTTGTCTGTTGCCACTCCAGACAACAGAGATGAGGTCGCTACTGAGGTCTCATCCTTTGTCAACGGTAACATTATCGAACACGATGCTCCAGAACATTTCTTCAACGGATTAGCTAAGGCTATCAAGGACAAGAAGAGTGCTGTTAACGCTCTAGCTGCTGTCAGCCACGTTGCTAGCACCAGTGGTTTGGCCCCATCTGTTGAACCATATGTTGTTGCTTTGGTTCCTGCTATCTTGGAACAAACTGGTTCCAAGGACAAGGACGTTCAATCCGCTGCTAACGCTGCCTTGCACGCTGTGGTTACTGCTGTTAACCCAGTTGCCGTTAAGGCTGTCTTGCCTCATTTGACCAAGTCTCTATCTGAGACCAACAAATGGCAAGAAAAGGTTGCTGTCTTGTCTGCTATCTCTGCTTTGGTCGACCAAGCTAAATCTCAAATCTCTTTGAGAATGACCGAGTTGATCCCAGTTTTGTCTGAAGCTATGTGGGATACCAAGAAGGAAGTCAAGAACGCTGCTACCGCTACTATGACTAAGGCTACTGAAACTGTCGAAAACAAGGATATCGAACGTTTCATTCCTAAGTTGATCGAATGTATTGCTAACCCATCTGAAGTTCCTGAAACCGTTCACTTGTTGGGTGCTACTACTTTCGTTGCTGAAGTTACTCCAGCTACTCTATCCATCATGACTCCATTGTTGTCTAGAGGTTTGGCTGAAAGAGAAACTCCTATCAAGCGTAAGTCTGCTGTTATCATTGATAACATGTGTAAGTTGGTGGAAGACCCTCAAATTGTTGCTCCTTTCTTGAACAAGTTGTTGCCAGGTTTGAAGAACAACTTCTCCGTTATTGCTGACCCAGAAGCTCGTGAAGTTACCTTGAGAGGTCTAAAGACTTTGAGAAGAGTCGGTGCTGTCGGTGAAGGTGATGTTCTACCTGAAATCTCTCACGCTGGTGACCCAGCCACCACTTTGGGTGTTTTGGACTCTTTGTTGAAGACTGAAAACATTGCCAAGAAATTCAGACCAGCTGTCGAATACATTTCTTGTATCGGTGGTGACTTGATCGATGAAAGAATCATTGATCAACAAACCTGGTTCACTCATGTGTTGCCATACATGACCATTTTCTTGCACCAAAACCAAGCTAAGGAAATTTTGGACGAATTCAGAAAGAGAGCTGTCGACAACATTCCAGAACCACCAAAATTcgacgatgaagaagaagaaggtgaagatcTATGTAACTGTGAGTTCTCTTTGGCTTACGGTGCCAAGATCTTGTTGAACAGAACTCAATTGAGATTAAAGAGAGGTAGAAGATACGGTCTATGTGGTCCAAACGGTTCCGGTAAGTCTACTTTGATGAGAGCCATTGCTAACGGTCAAGTTGACGGTTTCCCATCTCAAGAAGAATGTAGAACCGTCTACGTCGAGCACGATATCGATGGTACTCACGCTGAGACTTCTGTCTTGGACTTCGTTTTCCAAGGTGACGTTGGTACTAAGGAAGCTATCAGTGCCAAGTTGAAGGAATTCGGTTTTGACGATGAAATGATTGTCATGCCAATTGCTGCTCTATCTGGTGgttggaagatgaaattggcTCTTGCTAGAGCTGTGTTGAAGAACGCCGATATCTTGTTATTGGATGAACCTACCAACCATTTGGATACCGTCAACGTCGCTTGGTTGACCAACTACTTGATCACTTGTGGTATCACCTCTATTGTTGTTTCTCACGACTCTGGATTTTTGGACAACATCTGTCAATACATTATCCACTACGAAGGTCtaaaattgagaaaatacAAGGGTAACTTGTCCGCTTTGGTCGAAAGAGTTCCATCTGCTAAGTCCTACTACGAATTGGGTGCTTCTGACTTGGAATTCAGATTCCCAGAACCAGGTTACTTGGAAGGTGTTAAGACTAAGCAAAAGGCTATCGTCAAGGTTTCTAACATGACCTTCCAATACCCAGGTACCTCAAAGCCTCAAATCAGTGACGTTTCTTTCCAATGTTCTTTGTCTTCCAGAATTGCTGTCATTGGTCCAAACGGTGCTGGTAAGTCCACTTTGATTAACGTGTTGACTGGTGAATTGCTACCAACCACTGGTGAAGTTTACACTCACGAAAACATCCGTATTGCTTACATTAAGCAACACGCTTTCGCCCACATCGAATCTCACTTGGACAAGACTCCATCCGAATATATTCAATGGAGATTCCAAACTGGTGAAGATAGAGAAACCATGGACAGAGCTAACAGACAAATTAACGAAGATGATGCTCAAGCTATGAACAAGATCTTCAAGATCGATGGTACcccaagaagaattgcTGGTATCCACTCTAGAAGAAAGTTCAAGAACTCTTACGAGTACGAATGTTCTTTCTTGTTGGGTGAAAACATCGGTATGAAATCTGAAAGATGGGTTCCAATGATGTCTGTTGACAACGCTTGGTTGCCAAGAGGTGAAGTTATTGAATCTCACGGTAAGATGGTTGCTGAAGTTGATATGAAGGAAGCTTTGGCTTCCGGTCAATTCCGTCCATTGACCAGaaaggaaattgaagagcACTGTGCCATGTTGGGTCTAGATGCTGAATTGGTTTCCCACTCCAGAATCAGAGGTTTGTCTGGTGGTCAAAAGGTTAAATTAGTGTTGGCTGCTGGTACCTGGCAAAGACCTCACTTGATTGTCTTGGATGAACCTACCAACTATTTGGATAGAGACTCCTTGGGTGCTTTGTCTAAGGCTTTGAAGGAATTCGAAGGTGGtgttatcatcattaccCACTCTGCAGAATTCACCAAGGACTTGACTGAAGAAGTGTGGGCCGTCAGAGACGGTTTGATGACTCCATCTGGTCACAACTGGGTTTCCGGTCAAGGTAGCGGTCCAAGACTagaaaagaaggaggatgaagaagacaaaTTCGATGCCATGGGTAACAAGATCAGCAGTGGTACCAAGAAGACCAAGTTGTCCTCTGCCgaattgagaaagaagaagaaggaaagaatgaagaagaagaaggaattGGGTGATGCCTATGTGTCCGATGACGATGCAGACTTCTAA
- the RCK2 gene encoding serine/threonine protein kinase RCK2 (some similarities with uniprot|P38623 Saccharomyces cerevisiae YLR248W RCK2 Protein kinase involved in the response to oxidative stress identified as suppressor of S. pombe cell cycle checkpoint mutations), producing the protein MNKLKNFFKQKKTQEEEEQLDQKQKQQYSLQQGQAQGNSLSTTRPYETRVSIEEDTLSSTTKVNSERSTMETQPANIHHNNSTNHQCQSMFVEDVGSSRTSSSDESCGMSDEDEDGDEDDIPEDIFPEQVELDGYTLVNKIGEGAFSTVFRGIICKGSGKEFLANNFKNLAIKVIRKQDIPDSNATKKDAGKTSTRAQVLKEVTIHKLAASGCPEIVQFVDFQETDNYYFIIQEFLSGGEIFGEIVKFTYFSEDLSRHIIRQLALAVKHLHNVGVVHRDIKPENLLFEPIDFVPSKKIKLRKSDDPSTKKDEGIFRPGFGGGGIGSVKLADFGLSKQIYQAKTKTPCGTVGYTAPEVVKDEKYSTKVDMWGIGCVLYTILCGFPPFYDEKIDTLTEKISRGEYVFLRPWWDEISDGAKTAVKRLLEVDPVKRYDIDEFLNDPWLNTFDCLEEQKEEEERIRSHKRKSKLQFKRKMAIDSTLLYSPAAVAMKDAFDVSNAVQRDEEDKREIMSNSLGALAEDEESDDPSSALASATNANYDNNQDLSQDMFHLSLDSSTIIKRRKNGAVPIAAVVE; encoded by the coding sequence ATGAACAAactaaagaatttttttaaGCAGAAAAAAactcaagaagaagaggaacaacTGGatcaaaaacaaaaacaacaatACTCGTTGCAACAGGGACAAGCACAGGGTAATTCATTATCTACAACAAGACCTTATGAAACTCGTGTTTCTATCGAAGAGGATACACTTTCGTCAACAACAAAGGTAAACAGCGAGAGATCTACTATGGAAACTCAACCTGCTAACATCCATCACAACAACAGTACCAATCACCAGTGCCAGTCAATGTTTGTCGAGGATGTGGGCTCCTCAAGGACAAGCAGCAGTGATGAATCGTGTGGGATGAgcgatgaagatgaagatggagatgaagatgatattcCCGAGGATATTTTCCCCGAGCAAGTAGAATTAGATGGGTACACGTTGGTAAATAAGATCGGTGAAGGTGCATTTTCTACAGTTTTCCGAGGAATTATTTGTAAGGGCAGTGGAAAGGAATTTTTAgcaaacaatttcaaaaatttagcAATTAAGGTCATTAGAAAGCAGGATATTCCAGATTCGAATGCTACCAAAAAGGATGCTGGAAAAACAAGTACAAGAGCACAGGTGCTCAAAGAAGTTACTATCCATAAATTAGCAGCATCAGGATGCCCAGAGATTGTTCAATTCGTCGATTTCCAAGAAACTGATAACTATTACTTTATTATCCAAGAGTTCTTGAgtggtggtgaaatttttggtgAAATCGTCAAATTTACCTATTTTAGTGAAGATCTATCACGTCATATCATAAGGCAATTGGCATTAGCAGTTAAGCATTTACACAATGTTGGTGTTGTTCATAGGGATATTAAACCTGAAAATCTTTTATTCGAACCAATCGATTTTGTTCCATCCAAAAAGATTAAACTGAGGAAAAGTGATGACCCATCGACTAAGAAAGACGAAGGTATCTTTAGACCTGgttttggtggtggtggtattggATCGGTCAAATTGGCAGATTTTGGGTTATCAAAACAAATTTATCAGGCCAAGACAAAGACTCCCTGTGGTACAGTTGGTTATACAGCACCTGAAGTGGTAAAGGACGAAAAATATTCCACAAAAGTTGATATGTGGGGGATTGGTTGTGTTTTGTACACCATATTATGTGGGTTCCCACCATTctatgatgaaaaaattgatactCTAACGGAGAAGATTTCACGCGGTGAATACGTATTTTTGAGGCCATGGTGGGATGAAATTAGTGATGGCGCAAAGACTGCGGTTAAAAGATTATTAGAAGTTGATCCTGTAAAACGTTATGAcatcgatgaatttttaaatgaCCCGTGGTTGAACACTTTTGACTGTTTGGAAGAACaaaaggaggaagaagaaaggaTACGGTCTCATAAACGTAAGAGCAAGTTACAattcaaaaggaaaatgGCAATCGATTCGACCCTCTTGTATTCCCCTGCGGCTGTTGCAATGAAGGATGCGTTTGACGTTTCGAACGCCGTTCaaagagatgaagaagacaaaAGGGAAATAATGAGCAATTCATTAGGAGCACTAgctgaagatgaggagAGTGATGATCCAAGCAGTGCACTTGCATCTGCCACTAACGCTAATTATGATAATAATCAAGATTTATCTCAAGATATGTTCCATTTGAGTCTAGATTCTTCTACTATCATtaaaaggaggaaaaacGGTGCTGTGCCGATAGCAGCCGTAGTTGAGTAA